The following are from one region of the Salminus brasiliensis chromosome 14, fSalBra1.hap2, whole genome shotgun sequence genome:
- the prkcbp1l gene encoding protein kinase C binding protein 1, like isoform X2 has product MEAPKVPDLGSAEAALAAQKRKAPSPPHSSNGHSPSDTSPTAAKKKKKPGLVTNNNKDQCELRHGPFYYVKQPALTTDPVDVVPQDGRNDFYCWVCHREGQVLCCELCPRVYHAKCLKLAAEPEGDWFCPECEKITVAECIETQSKAMTMLNLEQLSYLLKFALQKMKQPGTEPFQKPVSLEQHPDYAEYIFHPMDLCTLEKNIKKKMYGCTEAFLADVKWILHNCIIYNGGNHKLTATAKVIVKICEHEMNEIEVCPECYLSACQKRDNWFCEPCSQPHPLVWAKLKGFPFWPAKALRDKDGQVDARFFGQHDRAWVPINNCYLMSKEIPFSVKKTKSIFNSAMQEMEVYVENVRKKYGVFNYAPFRTPYTPNNQFQMLQDPSNPKKGTVMGDKQEKIKFNFDMTASPKMLLGKSMMPAGAGRRISMTDMPRSPMSTNSSVHTGSDLEQDTSERGTKLQSSHYSAGEDSMDCTASPASQKTTGSPKPVLPAPLKQERTQATGSILNLNLDRIKAEMDLKELSETVQQQQQQQGASVLLTSPKKPTRSLDKTIESCKAQLGIQEISDDVYRGVDHSDSDDSDKSDSSDSEYASEEEHGPKDSNHDNGIHKDSKKRPRTPTSQPQDNKAHPPPTAEKTASEPPAKKKSSGVLEKEPQEKPKTTHQQPPQKEKPLAGQGGKTAKDHDLDSDSERELVIDLGEEHGGRERKKPKRETPSAPSSTAKDTAAVKPEGKTQTAASSSGSPSTATSISSSTPTTKDSAQAVAKPASISTQLSTSTSTISSASQPGVPAVPSAANSNSTTVKKQRPLLPKEAAQAGQPAVVWNQPGNKFQTSSQKWHMQKVQRQQQQQQQQQQQGGQPASQPQPPSPAASSSASTRYQTRQSTKAVQQKDTSSASILAGDFLAPPASADVAADIAKYTSKMMDAIKGTMTEIYNDLSKSTTGNTIAEIRRLRIEIEKLQWLHQQELSEMKHNLELTMAEMRQSLEQERERLVSEVKKQMELEKQQAVDETKKKQWCANCKKEAIFYCCWNTSYCDYPCQQAHWPEHMKSCTQSATASQQEEEDSSTVSAAKPSGQSPKAQHSPTANKTSPTHKSSPPAAENTRGSTAGSVS; this is encoded by the exons ATGGAGGCACCTAAGG TTCCTGATCTAGGGTCAGCAGAGGCAGCGCTGGCTGCCCAAAAACGGAAAGCACCCAGTCCGCCACACTCATCTAATGGGCATTCACCTTCAGACACCTCTCCCACTGCCgccaagaagaaaaagaaacctGGATTAGTCACCAACAACAATAAAGATCAA TGTGAGCTAAGACATGGTCCCTTTTACTATGTCAAGCAGCCAGCACTCACCACAGACCCTGTTGATGTTGTGCCACAGGACGGGAGGAATGACTTCTACTGCTGGGTGTGCCACCGCGAGGGCCAGGTGCTCTGCTGTGAGCTCTGCCCACGCGTCTACCACGCCAAGTGCCTCAAACTGGCCGCTGAGCCCGAAGGCGACTGGTTCTGTCCTGAGTGTGAG AAAATAACGGTAGCAGAATGCATCGAGACTCAAAGCAAAGCCATGACCATGCTGAATCTGGAACAGCTCTCCTACCTGTTGAAGTTTGCCCTGCAGAAAATGAAGCAGCCAGGG ACCGAGCCATTTCAGAAGCCTGTCTCTCTGGAACAACATCCGGACTACGCAGAGTATATCTTCCACCCCATGGACTTGTGCACCTTAGAGAAG aatattaaaaagaagatGTACGGCTGCACAGAAGCTTTCCTAGCAGATGTTAAATGGATCCTACACAATTGTATTATTTACAATGGAG GAAATCATAAACTGACGGCAACAGCAAAGGTTATTGTGAAGATCTGTGAGCATGAA ATGAATGAAATTGAAGTTTGTCCAGAGTGCTACTTGTCAGCTTGCCAAAAGAGAGACAACTGGTTTTGTGAACCTTGT TCTCAGCCCCATCCATTGGTCTGGGCTAAACTGAAAGGCTTTCCTTTTTGGCCTGCTAAAGCTCTGAGGGACAAAGATGGCCAAGTGGACGCTCGTTTTTTTGGCCAACATGACAG agCCTGGGTGCCCATTAACAACTGCTACCTCATGTCAAAAGAGATTCCCTTTTCTGTAAAGAAAACCAAGAGCATTTTCAACAGCGCCATGCAAGAGATGGAGGTGTATGTGGAAAACGTGCGCAAGAAATACGGTGTCTTCAACTACGCCCCGTTCAGAACACCCTACACCCCCAACAACCAGTTCCAGATGCTGCAGGACCCAAGCAACCCCAAGAAAGGCACGGTTATGGGGGACAAGCAGGAGAAAATCAAGTTCAACTTCGACATGACTGCGTCTCCCAAAATGCTCCTAGGCAAGAGTATGATGCCAGCAGGGGCAGGGCGTAGAATCTCCATGACGGACATGCCCCGGTCTCCAATGAGCACTAATTCCTCCGTCCACACAGGGTCAGACCTTGAGCAGGACACGTCAGAGCGAGGAACAAAATTACAGTCTAGTCACTACAGTGCAGGGGAAGACTCCATGGATTGCACAG CATCACCTGCATCTCAGAAGACTACAGGAAGCCCCAAACCTGTGCTTCCAGCACCCCTCAAACAGGAAAGGACACAGGCCACTGGAAGCATTCTCAACCTCAATCTTG ACCGCATTAAAGCAGAGATGGACCTAAAGGAGCTGAGCGAGACtgtgcagcagcaacagcagcagcagggagcTTCTGTACTCCTCACCTCGCCAAAGAAACCCACCAGGAGCCTTGACAAGACCATAGAGAGCTGCAAGGCCCAGCTAG GCATTCAAGAAATCTCAGATGATGTGTACCGGGGTGTGGATCACAGCGACTCTGATGATTCCGACAAGTCGGACTCCAGCGACAGCGAATATGCAAGTGAAGAGGAGCATGGACCAAAGGACAGCAATCACGACAATGGCATCCATAAAGACTCCAAAAAGAGACCCAGAACACCAACCTCACAGCCGCAGGACAACAAGGCACATCCTCCACCTACAGCAGAGAAGACTGCCTCTGAGCCGCCCGCAAAAAAGAAATCCAGTGGTGTTTTGGAGAAGGAGCCCCAGGAGAAGCCCAAGACCACTCATCAGCAACCACCCCAGAAAGAGAAGCCTTTAGCTGGACAAGGGGGCAAGACTGCCAAGGACCATGATCTAGACTCAGATTCTGAAAGAGAGCTAGTGATTGATCTCGGTGAGGAGCATGGGGGACGAGAGCGGAAGAAGCCAAAGAGAGAAACACCGTCAGCCCCAAGCTCTACAGCCAAAGACACAGCAGCCGTCAAACCTGAAG GAAAAACTCAGACGGCAGCCAGCTCATCAGGCTCTCCATCCACAGCCACCAGTATATCATCCTCAACCCCCACGACAAAAGACTCCGCTCAAGCAGTTGCCAAGCCTGCAAGCATTTCCACCCAGctctccacctccaccagtACGATATCCTCAGCTTCCCAGCCAGGTGTACCAGCAGTCCCCTCGGCAGCAAATTCCAACTCCACCACGGTGAAGAAACAGCGCCCTCTGCTGCCCAAAGAGGCAGCACAGGCTGGCCAGCCGGCTGTGGTTTGGAACCAGCCCGGGAATAAGTTTCAAACGTCCTCTCAGAAGTGGCACATGCAGAAGGTCCagagacagcagcagcagcagcagcagcagcaacaacaaggTGGGCAGCCAGCCTCGCAGCCCCAGCCTCCGAGCCCAGCGGCTTCCAGCAGCGCCAGCACCCGCTACCAGACCAGGCAATCTACGAAAG CTGTCCAGCAGAAGGACACCTCTTCTGCTTCTATACTGGCTGGAGATTTCCTCGCCCCTCCTGCCTCCGCTGATGTGGCTGCTGACATCGCCAAATACACGTCCAAA ATGATGGATGCAATTAAAGGAACAATGACGGAGATATACAACGACCTTTCTAAAAGCACCACAGGAAACACTATTGCTGAG ATCCGAAGGCTGAGGATAGAAATTGAAAAGCTCCAGTGGCTGCATCAGCAAGAACTTTCAGAGATGAAACATAATTtag AGCTAACCATGGCAGAGATGAGGCAGAGTctggagcaggagagggagaggttgGTGTCTGAGGTGAAGAAGCAGATGGAGTTGGAGAAACAGCAGGCTGTGGATGAGACCAAGAAAAAGCAGTGGTGTGCCAACTGTAAGAAGGAGGCCATTTTCTACTGCTGTTGGAACACTAGCTACTGTGACTACCCCTGCCAGCAAGCTCACTGGCCTGAACACATGAAATCTTGCACACAATCAG CTACAGCATCTCAGCAAGAAGAGGAGGACTCCTCTACAGTCTCAGCTGCAAAGCCTTCAGGACAATCACCTAAAGCCCAGCACTCACCCACAGCCAACAAAACATCGCCCACACACAAAAGCTCCCCACCCGCAGCAGAGAACACAAGGGGGAGCACTGCTGGCTCAGTGTCCTAA